From a region of the Cyprinus carpio isolate SPL01 unplaced genomic scaffold, ASM1834038v1 S000006548, whole genome shotgun sequence genome:
- the LOC109097909 gene encoding NADH dehydrogenase [ubiquinone] 1 beta subcomplex subunit 9: protein MTTGHHPTTKGECNTNERMVPEWCLDHWHPSEKAMYPDYFAKREQWKKLRVQSWDKEVQQLQTETHADGPKSEALPPAHKEGDLPPLWWQFVTRSRERPM from the exons ATGACCACAGGGCATCATCCGACCACAAAGGGGgaatgtaacactaatgagcggatg GTTCCCGAATGGTGTCTAGATCATTGGCATCCCTCAGAGAAAGCCATGTACCCTGATTACTTTGCTAAGAGGGAACAGTGGAAAAAGCTGCGAGTTCAGAGCTGGGATAAAGAG gtccAGCAGCTGCAAACTGAAACCCATGCTGACGGCCCTAAATCTGAGGCCCTGCCCCCAGCCCATAAGGAAGGAGACCTCCCACCCCTGTGGTGGCAGTTTGTCACTCGTTCCAGAGAGCGTCCCATGTAA